A genomic region of Sciurus carolinensis chromosome 7, mSciCar1.2, whole genome shotgun sequence contains the following coding sequences:
- the Guca1b gene encoding guanylyl cyclase-activating protein 2, translated as MGQQFSLEEAETSGEMDVAELQEWYKKFVVECPSGTLFMHEFKRFFKVTDDEEAAQYVEGMFRAFDKNGDDTIDFLEYVAALNLVLRGTLEHKLKWTFKIYDKDGNGCIDRPELLDIVEAIYKLKKACRVDTEMEQQGQMLTPEEVVDRIFQLVDENGDGRLSLNEFIEGARRDKWVMKMLQMDGNPSAWIAQQRRKSAMF; from the exons ATGGGGCAGCAGTTCAGCTTGGAGGAGGCGGAGACGTCTGGGGAGATGGACGTGGCAGAGCTCCAGGAGTGGTACAAGAAGTTCGTGGTGGAGTGCCCCAGCGGCACCCTCTTCATGCACGAGTTTAAGCGCTTCTTCAAGGTCACGGACGACGAGGAGGCTGCCCAGTACGTAGAGGGCATGTTCCGAGCCTTCGACAAGAATGGG GATGACACCATCGACTTCCTGGAGTACGTGGCGGCCCTGAACCTGGTGCTGAGGGGCACCCTGGAGCACAAGCTGAAGTGGACCTTCAAGATCTACGACAAGGACGGCAACGGCTGCATCGACCGCCCGGAGCTCCTGGACATCGTGGAG GCGATTTACAAGCTGAAGAAAGCCTGCCGCGTAGACACGGAGATGGAGCAGCAGGGCCAGATGCTCACACCCGAGGAGGTCGTGGACAGGATCTTCCAGCTGGTGGATGAAAACGGGGACG GCCGGCTGTCACTGAATGAGTTCATTGAAGGTGCCCGTCGTGACAAGTGGGTGATGAAGATGCTGCAGATGGACGGGAATCCCAGTGCCTGGATTGCTCAGCAGAGACGGAAAAGTGCCATGTTCTGA
- the Guca1a gene encoding guanylyl cyclase-activating protein 1 has product MGNVVEGKSVEELSSTECHQWYKKFMTECPSGQLTLYEFRQFFGLKNLSPWASKYVEQMFETFDFNKDGYIDFMEYVAALSLVLKGKVEQKLRWYFKLYDVDGNGCIDRDELLTIIQAIRTINPWSDSTMSAEEFTDTVFTKIDVNGDGELSLEEFMEGVQKDQELLDTLTRSLDLTGIVRRLQTGEPDEEGPGPETSKAAG; this is encoded by the exons ATGGGCAACGTGGTGGAGGGTAAGTCTGTGGAGGAGCTGAGCAGCACCGAGTGCCACCAGTGGTATAAGAAGTTCATGACCGAGTGCCCTTCTGGCCAGCTCACCCTCTATGAATTCCGCCAGTTCTTCGGCCTCAAGAACCTGAGCCCCTGGGCCAGCAAGTACGTGGAGCAGATGTTCGAGACCTTTGACTTCAACAAG GATGGCTACATTGACTTCATGGAGTACGTGGCGGCGCTCAGCCTCGTTCTCAAGGGGAAGGTGGAACAGAAGTTGCGCTGGTACTTCAAGCTCTACGACGTCGACGGCAACGGGTGCATCGACAGGGACGAGCTGCTCACCATCATCCAG GCCATCCGAACTATTAACCCCTGGAGCGACTCGACCATGAGTGCGGAGGAGTTCACAGATACCGTGTTCACCAAGATTGACGTCAATGGGGATG GGGAACTCTCCCTAGAGGAGTTCATGGAGGGCGTCCAGAAGGACCAGGAGCTCCTGGACACACTGACACGAAGCCTGGACCTTACCGGCATTGTGCGCAGGCTCCAGACCGGCGAGCCGGATGAGGAGGGGCCTGGCCCGGAGACCTCCAAGGCCGCCGGCTGA